The Procambarus clarkii isolate CNS0578487 chromosome 57, FALCON_Pclarkii_2.0, whole genome shotgun sequence genome has a segment encoding these proteins:
- the LOC138353277 gene encoding uncharacterized protein produces the protein MAESENKYIVVEDEEGELSIIHIKWMFSASDGSNVGYWPRENQSSKAKRGEIPDPSKWRRFNISKIYSIDSTWELALKHLKKAEETSNMESDTDTSYHHRAVKYRRIPNDVDRDSEDSPPRKVTVSMPRKTAECKLTLDEHQNNMIQESGNLI, from the exons ATGGCTGAATCTGAAAATAAATACATCGTTGTGGAAGATGAAGAAGGAGAATTGTCAATCATCCATATCAAATGGATGTTTAGTGCATCTGAT GGATCAAACGTGGGCTATTGGCCACGTGAAAACCAATCATCGAAAGCCAAAAGAGGAGAAATACCAGACCCATCGAAATGGAGACGTTTCAACATCAGCAAGATTTATTCCATTGATA GTACTTGGGAACTTGCCCTAAAACACCTTAAAAAGGCAGAAGAAACGTCAAATATGGAAAGTGACACAGACACAAGTTATCACCATAGGGCAGTAAAATACAGAAGAATACCAAATGATGTGGATAGAG ACAGTGAAGATTCACCACCAAGAAAAGTAACTGTTTCCATGCCCCGAAAGACTGCCGAGTGTAAGCTGACTCTAGATGAACATCAAAATAATATGATACAGGAATCaggtaatttaatttaa